CCAGGGCGAGGTGGTGGACCCGCAGCTGCGCGTGGTGACGGTGAACATCGCGCGCGCGGGCACGCTGCCGTCGCAGGTGACGTACGACCTGCTCAACTTCACGGTGGATCCGTCCCTGGTGCGCCAGGACCACATCATCATGAGCCGGATGATCGACGCGGCCCAGGCGGTGGTGGGTTCGGAGATTGGCGGCGCGAAGATTGGCGGGGACGTGGATGACGCGTTCGTGCTGTTCCCGGACCCCATGGGGGCCACGGGCGGCAGCCTGTCCACGGCCATCACCCTGTACAAGACGAAGGTGCCCGGGCGGGCCCGGCGCATCATCACGCTCAACCTCATCGTCACGCCGGAGTACCTGCGCCGGATGACGACGGAGCACCCGGACGTCATCATCTACGCGCTCCGTCTGGACCGCGGCCTGTCCCCGCCGGAGGTGTTCGGCACCGCGCCGGGCCTGCTCTGGGAGAAGGAGCGGGGGCTGGATGACCGGCAATACATCGTCCCCGGCGGCGGCGGCTTCGGGGAGATCATGAACAACGCCTACGTGTAGAGGGAGCACCCGGTGACGACGTTCCACGAGAAGGATGTCGGCGTCCTCATCTCCGAGGAGGCCGTGCAGGCGCGCGTGAAGGAGCTGGGCGCGCAGATTACCCGCGACTACCAGGGCAAGGAGCTGACGCTCATCTGCGTGCTCAAGGGCTCCGCGTTCTTCGCCATCGACCTGGCGCGGGCCATTGATTTGCCGCTGACGCTCGAGTTCCTGGGCGTGTCCAGCTACCACGGCGGCACGGAGTCCACGGGCGAGGTGCGCATCACCACGGACGTGTCCAAGCCGATGGCGGGCAAGCACCTGCTCATCATCGAGGACATCATCGACACGGGGCTCACCATGAGCTTCCTGCTGGAGAACCTCCGCGCGCGCCACCCGGCGTCGGTGAAGATCTGCTCGCTCCTGGAGAAGCCCGCGCGGGCCAAGGCGAAGGTGGACATCGACTACAAGGGCTTCGTCATCGAGGACAAGTTCGTCGTCGGGTACGGCCTGGACTACGGCGAGAAGTACCGGAACCTGCCGTTCATCGGCATCTGGAAGCACGTCTGAGAAACGCCTGATGGGCTCGGGTGCCCCTCCCTTCGGGGTGGGAGCCTCGGGACTGCGAGGGCCCTGTCCATGCGCCGCACTGCGGCCGTGTGCAGGGCCTTCGTGCGTCGAGGGGTGCACGCATGCACAGCCTCTCCTCTGGACACCTGAGGAGGCTTGAACATGCGAGACGGGAACGTGAGGGCCGCCCGGGCGGCCTCCGTGAACGGCGATGCGATGCAGAAGTACCTGGCGGAAGCGGTGGGCACCTTCGTGCTGGTGCTCGGCGGCGTCGGGGCGGCGGTGCTGGCGGGCGACCGCATCGGCTTCCTGGGCGTGGCCTTCGCCTTCGGGCTGTCGCTCCTGGCCATGGTCTACACGATTGGTCCCATCTCCGGCTGCCACGTGAACCCGGCCGTGACGGTGGGCCTGCTGATGGCGGGCAAGTTCGACAAGCGTCACCTGGCTGGCTACGTCGTCGCGCAGTGCCTGGGCGCCATCGTCGCGGCGGGCGTGGTGCTGCTCATCGCGAAGGGCGCTCCGGGCGGTTACTCCGCGGGCGCGGAGGGGCTGGGCAGCAACGGGTACGGGGCGGCGTCGCCGGAGGGCTATGGCGGCGGGGCGGCCTTCATCGCGGAGGTGATGCTCACCTTCCTGCTGGTGCTGACGGTGCTGGGGGCCACGGACTCAAGGGCGCCGGTGGGCTTCGCGGGCGTGGCCATTGGCCTGGTGCTGACGCTCATCCACCTGGTGGGCATCCCCATCACCAATACGTCGGTGAACCCGGCGCGCAGCCTGGGCCCGGCGCTCTTCGCCGGAGGGGACGCCCTGCGCCAGTTGTGGCTGTTCATCATCGCGCCGCTGTTGGGGGCGGCCTTCGCGTCCGCGGTGTACCGGCTGGTGAACCGCCCGGCGGTGCAGATCACCGCCGCCCGCGCGGAGCAGGCCCTGGACGAGGAGCGCCGGGAGCGCGTGGTGGGCCAGCGCGACGTGGAGCGCCCCGTCTGAAGCGTGTTGAAAGCACGAAGGCCGTGCCTCGCTTCTGTCGCGGGGCACGGCCTTGGTGTGTGAAGCAGGGGAGGGGGCCTAGAAGGCGGCGTCGAAGACGACGTCGTTGGCGGCGCCCACGCCCACGCCCACCTGGTAGGACGACACGCGGCGCTCGAAGAAGTTGGTGAGCTCCTGCACGTCCTGCAGGTCCATGAAGTGCAGCGGGTTCTTGGTGTGGAAGATGGGGGCCATGCCCAGCATCTGCAGGCGCTGGTCGGCCACGTACTCCAGGTAGCCGCGCATCTCCTGCACCGACAGGCCCATCACGCCGCCGCTCAAGAGGTCCTGGGCGAACTGCGTCTCGCACTCCACCGCGTCGCGCATCATCTGCACGACGTCCTTCTCCAGGCCCGCGTCGAAGAGGTCCGGCTCCTCCTTGCGAGCGGTCTTGATGGCCTCGAAGGCGAAGGCCATGTGGGCGGACTCGTCGCGGAACACCCAGTTGGTGCCCGCGGCCAGGCCGTTCAGCAGCCCCTTGCTGCGCAGGAAGTACACGTACGCGAAGGCCGCGAAGAAGAAGAGGCCTTCGATGCAGCCCGCGAAGCAGATGAGGTTGAGCAGGAACTGACGGCGGTCCGACTTGGAGCGGACCTGATCCAGCGCCTGGATGCTGTCCATCCACTTCATGCAGAAGCGCGCCTTGCGCTGGATGGACGGGATGTTGTCCACCGCCGCGAAGGCCTTGGCGCGCTCCGCCGGGTCCGGCACGTAGGTGTCCAACAGCGTCAGGTAGAACTGGACGTGCAGGGCCTCTTCGTACAGCTGGCGCGACAGGTACATGCGCGCTTCGGGCGCGTTCAGGTGCTTGTAGAGGTTGAGCACCAGGTTGTTGCCGACGATGGAGTCGCCCGTGGCGAAGAAGGCCACCAGCCGGTGGATGAGGTGACGCTCCGCGTCCGTCATCTTCGAGCGCAGGTCCACCAGGTCCGTGGAGAAGTCGACCTCCTCCACCGTCCAGGTGTTCTTGATGGCGTTGCGGTACATCTCGAAGAAGACGGGATACGCCATGGGGCGCAGCGTCAGGTTCATTCCCGGATCGAGCAGCATTGCTTCGGCACTCCCTTACGAAACGAAGGACGGGTGGGGTGGGGACGGCCAGGGACTACTGGCACGCCTCGCACGCCTCGGGGTTTTCCAGCGAGCACGCCACCGCTTCCGCCTCCGCGGTCACCGTCTGCGGCGCGGGCGTGGGGGCGGCCGTAATCGTCGGGCCGCCCTGGCCCACGGTGGCCTTGGCGATGCGGGTCGCCGGGCGCGAGCGCAGGTAGTACGTCGTCTTGAGCCCCTTCTGCCACGCGTAGAAGTACATCGAGGACAGCTTCCCGATGTTGGGCGTCTCCACGAAGAGGTTGAGCGACTGGCTCTGGTCGATGAAGGCGCCGCGGTCCGCGCCCATGTCCAAGAGCGAGCGCATGGGGATCTCCCACGCGGTGCGGTAGATGGCGCGCAGCTCCTCCGGCAGCTCCGTGAGGTCCTGCACGCTGCCTTCGGCCAGCTTGATGCGGTTGCGGGTGTTCTCGTTCCAGAGGCCCAGCTGCTGCAGGTCGCGCACCAGGTAGCGGTTCACCTGGAGGAAGTCACCGGACAGCGTCTCGCGCTTGAAGAGGTTGGACACCTGCGGCTCGATGCACTCGTAGCAGCCGGCGATGGACGCGATGGTGGCCGTGGGCGCGATGGCGATCATCAGCGAGTTGCGCAGGCCCACCTTCATGATGCGCGAGCGCAGCGCGTCCCAGCGCAGCGTGTCCTCCGGGACGATGCCCCAGCTGTCGAACTGGAGCTCGCCCTTGGCCGCGCGCGTCTCCGGGAAGGAGGGGTGCGCGCCGAACTGCTCCGCCAGGTCGGAGGAGGTGACCAGCGCCGCGTAGTAGATCTCCTCGGAGATCTTCTTGGACAGGTTGCGCGCCTCCACGGAGTCGAAGGGCAGGCGCAGCTGGAAGAAGACGTCCTGGAGGCCCATCAGGCCCAGGCCCACCGGGCGCCAGCGGCGGTTGGAGTCCGCGGCGGTGGGGATGGGGTAGTAGTTGAGGTCGATGACGCGGTCCAACTGCTTGAGCGCGAGCATCGCGTTGGAGCGCAGGAGGTCGAAGTCGAACTTCCCGTCCTTCACCATGCGGCCCAGGTTGAGCGAACCCAGGTTGCACACCGCCGTCTCACCCTGGCT
This DNA window, taken from Corallococcus coralloides DSM 2259, encodes the following:
- a CDS encoding uracil phosphoribosyltransferase — translated: MRDTLYANVPFKLNELAHHYGPNVHLVGNPFLLSQLATLCAKGTLQPQINRLVEQLYADLVKTVINAEFPRKMVTLPTRMIDSTPLGIYQGEVVDPQLRVVTVNIARAGTLPSQVTYDLLNFTVDPSLVRQDHIIMSRMIDAAQAVVGSEIGGAKIGGDVDDAFVLFPDPMGATGGSLSTAITLYKTKVPGRARRIITLNLIVTPEYLRRMTTEHPDVIIYALRLDRGLSPPEVFGTAPGLLWEKERGLDDRQYIVPGGGGFGEIMNNAYV
- the hpt gene encoding hypoxanthine phosphoribosyltransferase, with protein sequence MTTFHEKDVGVLISEEAVQARVKELGAQITRDYQGKELTLICVLKGSAFFAIDLARAIDLPLTLEFLGVSSYHGGTESTGEVRITTDVSKPMAGKHLLIIEDIIDTGLTMSFLLENLRARHPASVKICSLLEKPARAKAKVDIDYKGFVIEDKFVVGYGLDYGEKYRNLPFIGIWKHV
- the aqpZ gene encoding aquaporin Z, with amino-acid sequence MRDGNVRAARAASVNGDAMQKYLAEAVGTFVLVLGGVGAAVLAGDRIGFLGVAFAFGLSLLAMVYTIGPISGCHVNPAVTVGLLMAGKFDKRHLAGYVVAQCLGAIVAAGVVLLIAKGAPGGYSAGAEGLGSNGYGAASPEGYGGGAAFIAEVMLTFLLVLTVLGATDSRAPVGFAGVAIGLVLTLIHLVGIPITNTSVNPARSLGPALFAGGDALRQLWLFIIAPLLGAAFASAVYRLVNRPAVQITAARAEQALDEERRERVVGQRDVERPV
- a CDS encoding ribonucleotide-diphosphate reductase subunit beta — translated: MLLDPGMNLTLRPMAYPVFFEMYRNAIKNTWTVEEVDFSTDLVDLRSKMTDAERHLIHRLVAFFATGDSIVGNNLVLNLYKHLNAPEARMYLSRQLYEEALHVQFYLTLLDTYVPDPAERAKAFAAVDNIPSIQRKARFCMKWMDSIQALDQVRSKSDRRQFLLNLICFAGCIEGLFFFAAFAYVYFLRSKGLLNGLAAGTNWVFRDESAHMAFAFEAIKTARKEEPDLFDAGLEKDVVQMMRDAVECETQFAQDLLSGGVMGLSVQEMRGYLEYVADQRLQMLGMAPIFHTKNPLHFMDLQDVQELTNFFERRVSSYQVGVGVGAANDVVFDAAF